Proteins from a single region of Nitrospinota bacterium:
- the gcvPB gene encoding aminomethyl-transferring glycine dehydrogenase subunit GcvPB, with protein MAQQPGARGLVFNEPLIFEHGRKGRAGCDVPKSEFPEIDPATIAPSSMLRGPVEGLAEVSEPEAVRHFTRLSQWNYGVDSNFYPLGSCTMKYNPKVNEAAARLEGFAGLHPLQDFSTAQGALRVMYDLEKMLCEVVGMDAASLQPAAGAQGEFAGLLLIRAYHTEKGNPRKKVIIPDSGHGTNPATATLCDYAAITLPSGPDGLIDLALLEKEMDDDTAALMLTNPNTLGMFEKNIKKVCGIVHAKGGLVYGDGANLNAVMGKARFGDMGIDVCHMNLHKTFSTPHGGGGPGSGPVLAKKFLEPYMPVPRVTRRDGVYSLDFNRPKSIGALNAFWGNFGVYLRAYAYLLTMGGAGLKEASETAVLNANYILAKLRGVYHVPYNGTCMHECVLSDKFQQEHHVSTLDIAKGLIDRGFHPPTIYFPLIVKGAMMIEPTETESMETMDAFIAAMKEIAEVAKTDPESLAAAPVAVKVKRLDETQAARQPDLRYRR; from the coding sequence ATGGCGCAACAACCGGGCGCGCGCGGGCTGGTCTTCAACGAACCGCTGATCTTCGAGCATGGCCGCAAGGGGCGCGCGGGGTGCGACGTTCCGAAAAGCGAGTTTCCCGAGATCGATCCCGCCACCATCGCGCCATCCTCCATGTTGCGCGGCCCGGTGGAGGGGCTGGCCGAGGTGAGCGAACCGGAAGCGGTGCGCCATTTCACCCGCCTCTCGCAGTGGAATTACGGGGTGGACAGCAATTTTTATCCGCTCGGCTCCTGCACCATGAAATACAACCCGAAGGTGAACGAGGCCGCCGCCCGGCTGGAAGGCTTCGCCGGCCTGCACCCGCTGCAGGATTTTTCCACCGCGCAGGGGGCGCTGCGGGTGATGTACGATCTGGAAAAGATGCTGTGCGAAGTCGTCGGCATGGATGCCGCCTCGCTGCAACCGGCCGCCGGAGCGCAAGGGGAATTCGCGGGCCTGCTGCTTATCCGCGCGTATCACACCGAAAAAGGGAACCCCCGCAAAAAGGTGATCATCCCCGATTCGGGGCACGGCACCAATCCCGCCACCGCCACGCTGTGCGATTACGCCGCTATCACGCTCCCCAGCGGGCCGGACGGGCTGATCGACCTCGCGCTGCTGGAAAAGGAGATGGATGACGATACCGCCGCGCTGATGCTGACCAACCCCAACACGCTGGGGATGTTTGAAAAGAACATCAAGAAGGTCTGCGGCATCGTGCATGCCAAGGGGGGGCTGGTCTACGGCGACGGCGCGAACCTCAACGCCGTGATGGGCAAGGCCCGCTTCGGTGACATGGGGATCGACGTGTGCCACATGAACCTGCACAAAACCTTCAGCACCCCGCACGGCGGCGGCGGCCCCGGCAGCGGGCCGGTGCTGGCGAAAAAATTCCTTGAGCCGTACATGCCCGTGCCGCGCGTGACGCGGCGGGACGGCGTTTACAGCCTGGACTTCAACCGCCCGAAGAGCATCGGGGCGCTCAACGCGTTCTGGGGCAACTTCGGCGTGTATCTGCGCGCCTACGCCTACCTGTTGACGATGGGCGGCGCGGGGCTGAAAGAAGCGTCCGAAACGGCGGTGCTCAACGCCAACTATATCCTGGCGAAGCTGAGGGGCGTTTACCATGTGCCGTACAACGGCACCTGCATGCATGAGTGCGTCCTATCGGACAAATTCCAGCAGGAACACCACGTCAGCACGCTCGATATCGCCAAGGGGCTGATCGACCGCGGCTTCCATCCTCCCACGATCTACTTCCCGCTGATCGTGAAAGGGGCGATGATGATAGAGCCGACCGAGACCGAAAGCATGGAGACGATGGACGCTTTCATTGCCGCCATGAAGGAAATCGCCGAGGTGGCGAAGACCGATCCCGAATCGCTTGCCGCCGCGCCGGTGGCGGTCAAGGTGAAACGCCTGGACGAAACCCAGGCGGCGCGCCAGCCAGACCTCCGCTATCGCCGTTGA